A portion of the Rhodanobacter sp. AS-Z3 genome contains these proteins:
- a CDS encoding NAD(P)/FAD-dependent oxidoreductase — protein sequence MDRRNFLKSAVGVAGMAGVAAIGLGEGTAMALGSGTQRSDVIVIGAGLAGLAAAYALESSGARVTVLEANDRVGGRLHTIEHDGMRFEVGGVQVGGGYTRIHAHAKRVGVTIAPPKVDVQLGGPTTLLVSGQALSSTDWRDSPLNTLKGREHVIPPPGLLYAAMAQAALPKLAGWDDPANLALDIPLRDYLASKGWSGQALDWMDVANSYTSLRTISALDALRRNAEPRFGGRDVPGWVTGGSQALPIAMAASLKSPPILRTEVVSIEQGSRGIEVICRGGRRYHADHVIVTVPSGPLSRIKINPAPPAAQSAVWAARRSNSVTTIHLRPTKPFWETDGMPAGMWNDGPIQRVLAIPGSDGKMERLIVWLNGAGADHADRYAPAKRMAWAMDELARLRPASKGAFEPLATRSWGNDKFASGAFPEIAPGHVPQTVEWAGKTLGRIHFAGSDTNFDLPGMEGAVVTGEHAAATIGATRQAT from the coding sequence ATGGACAGACGAAATTTTCTCAAGAGCGCGGTTGGGGTTGCCGGGATGGCCGGTGTGGCGGCAATCGGATTGGGTGAGGGCACGGCGATGGCACTGGGTTCGGGCACGCAGCGTAGCGATGTCATCGTGATCGGCGCGGGGTTGGCCGGGTTGGCCGCGGCTTATGCGCTCGAATCGAGCGGGGCTCGGGTCACCGTGCTGGAGGCGAATGATCGCGTCGGCGGACGTCTGCACACAATCGAACATGACGGTATGCGTTTCGAAGTGGGCGGGGTGCAGGTGGGCGGCGGCTACACGCGCATTCATGCGCATGCCAAGCGGGTGGGCGTGACTATCGCGCCGCCAAAGGTGGATGTGCAGTTGGGTGGGCCTACCACCTTGCTGGTTTCAGGTCAGGCGTTGTCATCGACGGATTGGCGCGACAGTCCGCTGAACACTTTGAAAGGTCGCGAGCATGTCATTCCGCCGCCGGGTCTGCTGTATGCGGCGATGGCGCAGGCGGCTTTGCCCAAGCTGGCTGGTTGGGACGACCCAGCCAACCTCGCGTTGGATATTCCACTGCGCGACTATCTCGCCAGCAAGGGCTGGTCGGGGCAGGCGCTGGACTGGATGGATGTGGCCAACAGCTACACCTCGTTGCGCACGATCAGCGCACTGGATGCCTTGCGTCGCAATGCCGAACCACGTTTCGGCGGAAGGGATGTGCCGGGCTGGGTTACCGGTGGCAGCCAGGCGTTGCCCATTGCAATGGCGGCCTCGCTGAAGTCGCCACCGATCTTGCGCACCGAAGTGGTTTCCATCGAGCAGGGTTCGCGCGGCATCGAAGTCATTTGTCGTGGCGGACGTCGCTATCATGCCGACCATGTGATCGTTACGGTGCCCAGTGGCCCGTTGAGCCGGATCAAGATCAACCCTGCGCCGCCTGCGGCACAGAGCGCGGTGTGGGCCGCACGCCGCAGCAACTCGGTGACCACGATCCACCTGCGTCCGACCAAACCCTTCTGGGAGACTGATGGGATGCCGGCGGGCATGTGGAATGATGGCCCGATCCAGCGCGTACTGGCCATACCGGGCAGTGACGGCAAGATGGAGCGCCTGATCGTCTGGTTGAACGGCGCTGGTGCAGACCATGCTGATCGCTACGCACCGGCCAAGCGCATGGCGTGGGCGATGGATGAGCTGGCGCGCCTGCGCCCGGCCAGCAAAGGTGCGTTCGAGCCCTTGGCTACCCGAAGCTGGGGCAACGACAAGTTTGCCTCCGGCGCGTTCCCGGAAATTGCTCCAGGCCACGTTCCCCAGACCGTCGAATGGGCGGGCAAGACCTTGGGGCGGATTCACTTTGCCGGCAGCGACACCAATTTCGACTTGCCGGGCATGGAAGGTGCGGTGGTCACCGGCGAACACGCGGCGGCAACGATTGGCGCCACCCGTCAGGCTACTTGA
- a CDS encoding TonB-dependent receptor, which produces MKSLEKKLLVSAIAVILSNGMVVGNSHAQSAAGGAEGQAASGASDTSEGQTSSAKATSGTSAIKLKPVMVTAQRVSEQAQDVPIAVSAISAATLDVKGFESIEDIAAFTPGFNMYQSFGRTLDRPIIRGMVNILGQANASFFIDGVYVEGDISGYDLSNVAQIEVLRGPQSALFGRATFSGAVNYITKLPGNKPEGGFSLQVGNKGQEQVRMNYSAPLSSAWSFAANAYVNKLGGLYHNSVSGKDDLGGQKTQSVGGSLYFHPNSSFDATLRVNYQHDDDQSPAYYRYGVANSNCFGTPTGTVYAYFAPIYTNGPNYCGEVKVPNTFAVNTPAFGLSGHDAGLRNNILRSNVELHYYFANNWTLTSTTAYNTLTNYLGIDQDYSGIRGFGGAFESFSSQPSHDFSEQLRLATDQSAPLRGQVGVYYYRQGQGNGYKGDLTGFDLAPGQPGNSLAPVPVAPLTPGATVENKAVFGMIEYQINDQWGASVAARWGKDTIGQAGLDSGYLQIGPNYTLFTRAYNDKANFSKLVPRVAVTYAPQPELHFYASLAEGNKPSGFNQAVQSAALTDASRASLIAQGLSTFKESTSWTTELGVKSMWLEDRLRVNADIFNINWRNQTQTISVPNQTQDGKVGANSYTANIGSSRIRGLEVESEFLLSRDWLLNLSYTYLDAKVVNNPDPNLLYTIGVGNAAGQYLPAVPKNDVALGATYNHTLSNGWTLFGNADMFYQSSRFGTTSNINWTGASTKFNFRIGIEPRKGLRITAYVNNAFNNRTTENILGYIDPSQLIAYPNRQTGSGYKVGYPSDVAVTAPMPRLFGIRLDYRF; this is translated from the coding sequence ATGAAAAGCCTGGAAAAGAAACTGCTGGTAAGCGCGATTGCGGTGATCCTCAGCAACGGCATGGTTGTCGGTAACAGCCACGCGCAGAGCGCGGCGGGCGGCGCTGAGGGGCAGGCTGCCTCAGGCGCCAGCGACACTAGTGAGGGGCAAACGAGCAGCGCAAAGGCGACGAGCGGGACTTCGGCCATCAAGTTGAAGCCTGTCATGGTTACGGCACAGCGTGTGTCCGAGCAGGCACAGGACGTACCAATCGCTGTTTCCGCCATCAGTGCAGCAACCCTTGATGTCAAAGGCTTCGAAAGCATCGAGGACATCGCAGCTTTTACGCCCGGGTTCAATATGTATCAGTCCTTTGGGCGCACGCTCGACCGGCCCATCATTCGAGGCATGGTCAATATCCTGGGGCAGGCAAACGCCTCGTTTTTCATTGATGGGGTCTACGTTGAGGGCGATATCAGCGGCTATGACCTCTCCAATGTCGCGCAGATCGAAGTGTTGCGTGGTCCGCAGTCGGCATTGTTCGGACGAGCCACGTTCTCAGGTGCGGTGAACTACATCACCAAACTGCCCGGCAACAAGCCTGAGGGTGGCTTTTCGCTCCAGGTTGGCAACAAGGGGCAAGAGCAAGTGCGCATGAACTACTCGGCGCCACTGAGTTCAGCGTGGTCCTTTGCCGCCAATGCGTACGTCAACAAGCTCGGCGGCCTTTACCACAACTCGGTGTCAGGCAAGGATGACCTGGGTGGCCAGAAGACCCAATCGGTGGGCGGGTCCTTGTACTTTCATCCGAATAGCTCGTTCGACGCCACGCTGCGCGTGAACTATCAGCATGATGATGATCAATCGCCGGCTTATTACCGCTATGGTGTGGCCAATTCGAATTGTTTCGGTACGCCGACAGGTACCGTTTATGCATACTTTGCCCCTATCTATACCAATGGTCCCAACTACTGCGGGGAAGTAAAAGTACCCAACACGTTCGCTGTGAATACACCCGCATTTGGTCTGTCGGGTCATGACGCAGGGTTGAGAAACAACATATTGCGCTCAAATGTCGAGTTGCATTACTACTTTGCAAATAACTGGACGTTGACTTCGACTACGGCGTACAACACGCTCACCAATTACCTTGGCATCGACCAGGATTACAGTGGTATCCGCGGCTTTGGTGGTGCTTTCGAGAGCTTCAGCTCTCAGCCGTCGCATGATTTTTCGGAACAGCTGCGGCTGGCAACCGACCAGAGTGCACCGCTGCGTGGTCAAGTAGGTGTTTACTACTACAGGCAAGGCCAGGGTAATGGTTACAAGGGAGATCTGACCGGATTCGATCTTGCGCCGGGACAGCCGGGCAATTCGCTGGCTCCCGTTCCTGTCGCGCCGTTGACGCCTGGTGCAACCGTCGAGAACAAGGCGGTTTTCGGCATGATCGAATACCAGATCAATGACCAGTGGGGCGCGTCAGTCGCGGCGCGCTGGGGGAAGGATACGATCGGGCAAGCTGGCCTGGATAGCGGATATCTGCAGATCGGGCCGAATTACACACTGTTCACGCGCGCCTATAACGATAAAGCGAACTTCAGCAAGCTGGTGCCACGCGTTGCTGTGACTTATGCGCCCCAACCAGAGTTGCATTTCTATGCTTCGCTGGCTGAAGGCAACAAACCAAGTGGCTTCAACCAGGCAGTGCAGAGTGCCGCCCTGACCGATGCATCCCGTGCAAGTCTCATTGCGCAGGGCTTGAGTACGTTCAAGGAATCAACGTCCTGGACGACTGAGCTTGGCGTGAAATCAATGTGGTTGGAAGATCGCCTCCGCGTCAATGCCGATATCTTCAACATCAACTGGCGAAATCAGACCCAAACAATTTCGGTGCCAAACCAGACGCAGGACGGGAAGGTCGGAGCGAACTCATACACTGCCAATATCGGCAGCTCCCGCATCCGTGGTCTGGAAGTGGAGAGCGAGTTCCTGTTGTCGCGCGATTGGCTCTTGAATCTCTCTTACACCTACCTCGATGCGAAGGTTGTCAATAATCCCGATCCCAATTTGCTTTATACCATCGGGGTCGGCAACGCCGCTGGCCAGTACTTGCCGGCGGTTCCCAAAAACGACGTGGCGCTTGGCGCGACCTATAATCACACGCTGTCGAATGGATGGACCTTGTTCGGGAACGCGGACATGTTCTATCAATCAAGTCGCTTCGGGACAACCTCAAATATCAATTGGACCGGAGCGTCGACCAAGTTCAATTTCCGCATTGGAATTGAGCCACGCAAGGGCCTGCGCATCACGGCGTATGTGAACAACGCGTTCAACAACAGAACGACGGAAAACATTCTTGGTTATATCGACCCCAGCCAATTGATTGCCTATCCGAATCGACAGACGGGTTCGGGGTACAAGGTCGGCTATCCGAGCGACGTGGCGGTTACGGCACCCATGCCCCGACTCTTCGGTATTCGACTGGATTATCGATTCTGA
- a CDS encoding nitrilase-related carbon-nitrogen hydrolase — protein sequence MDNSRRKFLSSTAATAASAAVATMGVVAPGVLGIGGAAHAATPTKTGKPIDMRTDGTYDTVELAKPSWTLGLVQSRVHSFDASNWKAGMKENLAHMLRLIDNSFYYGAKPDLLQFHEFPLSGWRRWDRAEINKFSIEIPGEETEALAKKARQYDTWIVFGAYAKDPDWPGHVLSITTVMNNKGEIVGKDWKARNIKGVFPDFELFTTTINDVLDRYVEMYGRDAVLPVHRTPLGNISTSSTQREPELFRALAMKGAEVFLRTASGGFSPMDIGATAMYNGVYSSVVNNSISPDNGPFFDDPGAGGTAFYGPSGEPMAQATSKDEQLVVGRVPIAELRARHRQPIVHMDLYRDVFDTYVPQFPPNLWSAYLPTSLEDAGRYVRGKSRWK from the coding sequence ATGGATAACTCACGACGCAAGTTTCTCTCCAGTACCGCAGCCACGGCAGCAAGCGCCGCCGTAGCTACCATGGGCGTGGTCGCGCCAGGTGTGCTTGGCATCGGCGGCGCGGCCCACGCTGCCACCCCGACAAAGACCGGCAAACCCATCGACATGCGCACCGACGGCACCTATGACACCGTCGAACTGGCCAAGCCAAGCTGGACGCTGGGGCTGGTGCAGTCGCGCGTGCACTCGTTCGATGCGAGCAACTGGAAAGCGGGGATGAAGGAAAACCTCGCGCATATGCTGCGCTTGATCGACAACTCGTTCTACTACGGCGCCAAGCCTGACCTGCTGCAGTTTCACGAGTTCCCGCTGTCCGGCTGGCGCAGATGGGATCGCGCGGAGATCAACAAGTTCTCGATCGAAATCCCCGGTGAGGAAACCGAGGCGCTGGCCAAGAAAGCGCGCCAGTACGACACCTGGATCGTGTTCGGTGCCTACGCCAAGGACCCGGACTGGCCGGGTCATGTGTTGTCCATCACCACGGTGATGAACAACAAGGGCGAGATCGTCGGCAAGGACTGGAAGGCACGCAACATCAAGGGCGTGTTCCCCGACTTCGAGTTGTTCACCACAACCATCAACGATGTACTTGACCGCTACGTGGAAATGTACGGCCGCGATGCCGTGCTGCCGGTACACCGCACGCCACTGGGCAATATCAGCACCAGTTCGACCCAGCGCGAACCGGAGCTGTTCCGCGCACTGGCGATGAAGGGCGCCGAGGTGTTCCTGCGTACCGCATCGGGTGGCTTCTCGCCGATGGATATCGGTGCCACTGCGATGTACAACGGCGTCTACAGCTCGGTCGTCAACAACTCGATCTCGCCGGACAACGGCCCGTTCTTCGATGATCCCGGCGCAGGCGGAACCGCGTTCTACGGCCCCAGTGGCGAGCCGATGGCGCAGGCCACCAGCAAGGACGAACAACTGGTCGTCGGACGCGTACCCATCGCCGAGCTGCGCGCGCGCCACCGCCAGCCGATCGTGCACATGGACCTGTATCGCGATGTGTTCGATACGTACGTTCCGCAATTCCCGCCTAACCTGTGGTCAGCATACCTGCCGACTTCGCTGGAAGATGCGGGCCGTTACGTGCGTGGAAAATCACGCTGGAAGTAG
- a CDS encoding DUF3598 family protein produces MIDMKRHMPALARHEGVWDGDYRYYDTEGNKTDEHRSRLICRITGDDKMPYHQTNQYSWADGRTEVRDFPTTYSFGRIIFDNELIYGWCTEIPEDDFHRTLMLHWSRKGEGDIELYEMIQLSDCGNYRHRTWQWYKGGRLIQRTLIDEHRVSHNWKQIPGVSFAGEPLEP; encoded by the coding sequence ATGATCGACATGAAACGGCACATGCCCGCACTGGCCCGCCACGAGGGCGTATGGGACGGTGACTATCGCTATTACGACACCGAAGGCAACAAGACCGACGAGCACCGCTCGCGTCTGATCTGTCGCATCACCGGCGACGACAAGATGCCCTACCACCAGACCAACCAGTACAGCTGGGCGGATGGCCGCACCGAAGTGCGCGACTTCCCCACCACGTATTCGTTCGGCCGGATCATTTTCGACAACGAGCTGATCTACGGCTGGTGCACGGAAATTCCGGAAGACGACTTTCATCGCACCTTGATGCTGCACTGGAGCCGCAAGGGCGAGGGCGACATCGAGCTTTACGAGATGATCCAGTTATCCGATTGTGGCAATTACCGTCACCGCACCTGGCAGTGGTACAAGGGCGGCCGGCTGATCCAGCGCACCCTGATCGACGAACACCGCGTCAGCCACAACTGGAAACAGATCCCCGGCGTGAGCTTTGCGGGCGAGCCACTGGAGCCTTGA
- a CDS encoding acyl-CoA dehydrogenase family protein, with the protein MALDPIDLYDVRSLLTDEERMVQDSVGRFVDERVLPIIGDCFDQGRFPKELIPEIAALGLLGATIPEAYGGAGMNAVSYGLICQELERGDSGLRSFASVQSSLCMYPIFAYGSEEQKKQYLPRMSAGEVIGCFGLTEPHGGSDPANMKTHAKKDGGDWVINGAKMWITNGNLAHIAIVWAMTDDGIQGFVVPTDTAGFKAQEIHKKMSLRASVTSALFFDNVRVPDSARLPNVKGLKGPLGCLTQARYGITWGPIGAAQACLKEVLDYTSERILFGRPLSSNQAVQLKLADMARRITTAQLLSLQLGRLKDAGKMQPTQVSLAKWNNCRMAIDIARQCRDILGGAGITTEHGAIRHALNLESVITYEGTETVHELVVGRELTGINAF; encoded by the coding sequence ATGGCACTCGATCCAATTGATTTGTACGATGTCCGCTCGCTGCTTACTGACGAAGAGCGCATGGTGCAGGACTCTGTCGGCCGTTTCGTCGACGAGCGCGTGCTGCCGATCATCGGCGACTGCTTCGACCAGGGCCGCTTCCCGAAGGAGCTGATTCCGGAGATCGCTGCGCTGGGCCTGCTCGGCGCAACGATTCCCGAGGCATACGGCGGCGCCGGCATGAATGCGGTCAGCTACGGCCTGATCTGCCAGGAGCTTGAGCGGGGCGATTCCGGTCTGCGCAGCTTTGCTTCGGTGCAGAGCTCGCTGTGCATGTACCCGATCTTTGCCTACGGCAGCGAAGAGCAGAAAAAACAGTACCTGCCGCGCATGTCCGCCGGTGAAGTGATCGGCTGCTTCGGCCTGACCGAACCGCATGGCGGCTCCGATCCGGCCAACATGAAGACGCATGCGAAGAAGGATGGCGGCGACTGGGTCATCAATGGCGCCAAGATGTGGATCACCAACGGCAACCTGGCGCACATCGCGATCGTCTGGGCCATGACCGACGACGGCATCCAGGGCTTTGTGGTGCCGACCGATACGGCCGGTTTCAAGGCGCAGGAAATCCACAAGAAAATGAGCCTGCGCGCCTCGGTCACCAGCGCGCTGTTCTTCGACAACGTGCGCGTGCCCGATAGCGCACGGTTGCCGAACGTGAAGGGCCTGAAGGGTCCGCTGGGCTGCCTGACCCAGGCGCGCTACGGCATCACCTGGGGGCCGATTGGCGCGGCCCAGGCGTGCCTGAAGGAAGTGCTGGACTACACCAGTGAGCGCATCCTGTTCGGCCGTCCGCTATCGTCCAACCAGGCGGTGCAACTGAAGCTGGCCGACATGGCCCGGCGCATTACCACCGCGCAGCTGCTGTCGCTGCAGCTCGGTCGTCTGAAAGATGCCGGCAAGATGCAGCCGACGCAGGTGTCGCTGGCGAAGTGGAACAACTGCCGCATGGCGATCGACATCGCGCGTCAGTGCCGTGACATCCTCGGCGGCGCCGGCATCACCACCGAGCACGGCGCAATCCGTCATGCGCTGAATCTGGAATCGGTGATCACCTATGAAGGCACCGAGACCGTGCATGAGTTGGTAGTCGGCCGTGAGCTGACTGGCATCAACGCCTTCTGA
- a CDS encoding class I SAM-dependent methyltransferase → MSQQTPPPSWQHVGRHGVFPESGHDDTARFDFLANMNGYLSTQLSPKVRVAYEKRAKPAFEKEQGREPQTRQEVRKAMLGDSIYQTWSALRRNTMEMRQQAGRALVFRQLKPLLAKARALNTNAPTLKLDPSVVIPRHVSAVDIHCMPGGYHTEVVAEDISAGANYDAGIFATTGGMLGRYNDGGGQALAQWLKEKYPDFKPKRILDLGCTVGHNVVPLAQAFPDAEVIAIDVAAPMLRYAHARARSMGVTNLEFRQVDAESTGYPDGHFDLISSAMFWHESSAKSMPKTLREVERLLAPGGLTAHLEQPQYPGMDLYEQFVRDWDAYNNNEPFWSVMHEYDLRQMMIDAGFDPAKYFETKVAGVVDRSIFPVASNEGEDFGRAALWTMFGAWK, encoded by the coding sequence ATGAGCCAACAAACTCCCCCACCCAGCTGGCAGCATGTCGGTCGCCACGGCGTCTTCCCCGAAAGCGGGCATGACGACACCGCACGCTTCGACTTCCTCGCCAACATGAATGGCTATCTGTCCACCCAGCTCAGTCCCAAAGTCCGGGTGGCCTACGAAAAGCGTGCCAAGCCGGCGTTCGAGAAGGAACAGGGACGCGAGCCGCAGACGCGCCAGGAAGTACGCAAGGCGATGCTCGGTGATTCGATCTATCAGACCTGGAGCGCGCTGCGCCGCAATACCATGGAGATGCGCCAGCAGGCCGGCCGCGCCCTGGTGTTCCGCCAGCTCAAGCCCTTGCTGGCCAAGGCACGCGCACTCAACACCAATGCGCCGACGCTCAAGCTCGATCCGTCGGTGGTGATCCCGCGCCACGTCAGTGCAGTCGACATTCACTGCATGCCGGGCGGCTATCACACCGAAGTGGTGGCTGAAGACATTTCCGCGGGCGCCAACTATGACGCGGGCATCTTCGCCACCACCGGCGGCATGCTCGGGCGCTACAACGATGGCGGCGGCCAGGCACTGGCGCAGTGGCTGAAAGAGAAATACCCGGATTTCAAACCCAAGCGCATCCTCGACCTTGGCTGCACCGTCGGTCACAACGTCGTGCCACTGGCGCAAGCGTTCCCGGATGCCGAAGTGATCGCGATCGATGTGGCCGCGCCAATGCTGCGCTACGCCCACGCCCGTGCGCGTTCGATGGGCGTCACCAATCTCGAATTCCGCCAGGTCGATGCCGAATCAACCGGCTATCCGGACGGCCATTTCGACCTGATAAGCAGCGCCATGTTCTGGCACGAAAGCTCGGCCAAGTCGATGCCAAAAACCTTGCGTGAAGTCGAACGCTTGCTCGCGCCGGGCGGCCTGACGGCACACCTGGAGCAGCCGCAGTACCCCGGCATGGACCTGTACGAGCAGTTCGTGCGCGACTGGGACGCCTACAACAACAACGAGCCGTTCTGGAGTGTCATGCATGAATATGACTTGCGCCAGATGATGATCGACGCCGGCTTCGACCCAGCGAAGTATTTCGAGACCAAGGTGGCCGGCGTGGTCGACCGCAGCATCTTCCCGGTCGCCAGCAACGAGGGCGAGGACTTTGGTCGCGCCGCACTATGGACGATGTTTGGAGCATGGAAATGA
- a CDS encoding carboxylesterase family protein produces MNNRTALLGVVLIATIGMAVAVPLAATETPVVAAPQVHTIYGDVRGVAEGSVDVFRGIPFASDVGGAGRWHPPTPPAHWSGVRDATVAGPICPQPDKRFGKQVPWVAQFHMSENCLNLSVYTPSLKSAAKAPVMVWIHGGNAIFNAGSRYDGTPLVKHGVVVVTINYRLGRLGLFADPALTASQPHELLGNYGLMDMIASLKWVKQNIAAFGGDPDNVTIFGQSSGGIAVTSLMASPLAKGLFQKAIPQSGAVAVVGGLRDLSSLEREGEAMGKELGVDRTKDGPEQLRALPWQAIIEYTEKHTNNALAPIIDGKIIPRDPVRIFADGQANTTPTLIGSVSWEQSLLAPFSFPLTAVLAGVSPAAARAVYGNLDDKTLGGDWFADAQFHAPARFIAAEMAQHGQPAYVYQFDHLGSSTRGKQPGAAHSDDVAYLLKLVGVTQAPAPDKEDVALADTMARYWTNFARTGNPNGSGLSKWPQYTSKDNAVMVLDTSPHVSRNLLIKRMKYQLQRYQKVLAQPESTTKSDH; encoded by the coding sequence GTGAACAACAGGACAGCTTTGCTTGGAGTGGTGCTGATCGCGACGATTGGCATGGCGGTAGCCGTGCCGTTGGCGGCTACGGAGACTCCGGTCGTCGCAGCACCGCAGGTTCACACCATCTACGGCGACGTGCGTGGCGTGGCTGAGGGTAGTGTCGACGTCTTTCGCGGCATTCCTTTCGCGAGTGATGTCGGCGGCGCAGGTCGTTGGCATCCACCCACGCCACCCGCGCACTGGAGTGGTGTGCGTGATGCAACGGTTGCCGGTCCAATCTGTCCACAACCGGACAAGCGCTTCGGCAAGCAGGTGCCCTGGGTTGCACAGTTCCACATGAGCGAGAACTGCCTCAACCTGAGTGTCTATACACCATCGCTGAAGTCCGCGGCCAAGGCGCCGGTGATGGTCTGGATTCATGGGGGTAACGCGATCTTCAATGCGGGCTCGCGTTATGACGGCACGCCGCTGGTGAAACACGGCGTGGTCGTGGTGACGATCAACTATCGGCTTGGTCGTCTGGGTCTCTTTGCGGACCCGGCATTGACTGCCAGTCAGCCGCACGAGTTGCTCGGCAATTATGGCCTGATGGACATGATCGCATCGCTCAAATGGGTCAAGCAAAATATCGCCGCGTTCGGCGGTGACCCTGATAACGTGACCATTTTCGGACAGTCGTCCGGCGGTATTGCGGTCACCTCATTGATGGCCTCTCCCCTGGCCAAGGGCTTGTTCCAGAAAGCCATTCCCCAGAGCGGCGCAGTTGCCGTTGTCGGCGGTCTGCGTGACCTGTCGAGCCTGGAACGCGAAGGGGAGGCGATGGGCAAGGAACTTGGTGTTGATCGGACGAAGGACGGTCCGGAGCAACTGCGTGCACTACCCTGGCAGGCGATCATCGAATACACCGAAAAGCACACGAACAACGCACTCGCACCAATAATCGACGGCAAGATCATCCCTCGCGATCCGGTCCGGATCTTCGCGGACGGACAGGCAAATACGACGCCTACTCTGATCGGAAGTGTTAGCTGGGAGCAAAGCTTGTTGGCTCCTTTCAGCTTCCCTCTGACAGCGGTTCTGGCTGGCGTTTCGCCCGCTGCCGCGCGCGCCGTCTATGGCAACCTGGATGACAAGACTCTAGGTGGAGACTGGTTTGCCGATGCCCAGTTCCATGCGCCCGCCCGCTTTATTGCTGCCGAAATGGCGCAACATGGACAGCCCGCGTATGTCTATCAATTTGATCATCTGGGATCGAGTACGCGCGGCAAACAACCGGGCGCCGCCCACAGCGACGATGTCGCCTATCTGCTGAAATTGGTGGGTGTCACGCAAGCACCCGCTCCGGACAAAGAAGATGTTGCACTGGCCGACACCATGGCGAGGTACTGGACAAATTTTGCCCGTACCGGAAATCCGAATGGTTCGGGCTTGTCGAAATGGCCACAGTACACATCCAAAGACAATGCGGTGATGGTTCTTGATACATCGCCCCACGTCTCGCGCAACTTGCTCATCAAGCGGATGAAATACCAGCTCCAACGCTACCAGAAAGTTCTTGCCCAGCCCGAATCCACGACCAAGTCTGATCACTAG